The DNA segment aaccaaattattgctgtatgtttaaggcaatgtatcacaaaatatctacaacacgaaaaacttcgactgaaaaaagggttatgaaacaatgcgtatttaatgtacatgctagggcgcgttccgagggaccgaaataaagtttattcatccatccatgtattgatccatgtaacgtccatcacgacaatgaacaataaggacatactacggccggcacattctgggagcgctaatctcaacaaatacaaatcgagaatcaagcttcgggtacacatggcgaacgagcaacggtaatattatgcactgtgcaggccgctgaaccaaagtgtactccgcgtcacatgatttcatcgcttatcctaagcgaagtgccctgaaacgaaccaattcccgttctggatagatcgaaaataccgctcccacttatactcagttgcaacagcctcagtaaagcggaaagtttaagcgatataaatgaaacaattcgttacgcatacaatgcatgaataatactcacgatcgtggtgttgaatgcgtagagtcccttccccgacatgtaatgcgtcgtgtccgcggagctcaggccatggggcttcgggattgcgatgagcgtaccatccacgcacccgaccacaacgggaatctgcccgagccgcgcgaacgccgcctttgttcgctcttcgcgtctgtggtctccggaaaaggccacccaccgtttttgcccgtgagcgacagtaatggcgtgttcctgacggacgactgcgacaggccgctgaattcctcgcagccgacagctcgctggaagcatccgatcgcaaaaatctcagcgcgcacaacgccttccgctctgtttaaatcccactggttcgttggcacccgatgacggggccgagatcgtcgcacaaccaaggtacagtacgtttcgagaaacgaaagcgacgccggaattcacactcgctcatctcttcaaacgcatttcgcaccatctgcttcgagaaacgccaacgtagcaaggaagcaccgttgcaagcgccatttcctcaaaatcagctgttgcggcagccgcaaccgccgcatcactcgaaatacatgccgtgcgacgccattgatcgctcgagagaacgcgagcgaacgggctcgctctccgttcacttttagcagacgacatgctcgttatgacgcggcatgacgtcatcaaaaaagaaaacatcaaggaaaaaaaagaaatggccacgccccttataatggcgtgagttgtccggcttcagccaatcagcgcgcttgttctcccccaggagaacgaacaagcggaacgaacagatctccgatcgcccctctAGACtcctaaagaaaagaaatgcttttTATGGCAAAGCTGTATTTGCCTGACTTTTgtcacagtagtagtagtagtagtagtagtagtagtagtagtagtagtagtagtagtagtagtagtagtagtgttagtagtagtagtagtagtagtaggcggtTGTCGAAACAACATTGGCTGAGCCAGCTGGTCACGTGATCTCAGCTTTGACCAATCAGGAACAAGCAAGCGCATTTCGACCTAGCGATGAATTGACGACATCACGTAATCTCGCCAGCCAATCATGCGGACTCAGGCGCTTTCCTAACAAGAcatgatctcgctagccaatcgtaTATACCAGCGCACACAGACTCGAGATGGACAGACCTCGTGTATTCGGCAATGTCGAGCCGCAAAATGCTTACGAGCAATGTCGGCACCAACTTTACTCTGAATGGAAACGACGTCACCGTGGCGAAGACGCAGCGTTGTGAGCTCGCGAAGCGTAAGAGGAGAGCCGACGACTCCGAACTGCGAGCTCGGCGTAACACTCGGTACACGTAAGACAGTTTAGCTGTCCGACCATCTTCATGGAGTGGAAGGTccgactattttttttttgttctcatttCATAAGAATACGCTTAGGGATTATCTGCAACTATCACGGATGCCCTCAAGTGCCTCCATCTTGCGCTGCTAACGTAGCCGTTTATTAATCTGTACCAACTAAATCACCCGTACTACAGTAGACTAGTACACACGAAGACAGCTGTACCAATGAAGCCTGCGCTTCTGGCGCTCCCTAATTTGATGTCACTATTCACAAGACTGAGCAATCCTTTGTGTGAATATCCGAAGGCAGCGCCCATAACAACTTCAACAAGTGGTCTAACGAAGCGGAGTAAATGCAGGGTGGATACTTTGGCATGTTTCTTCATATCGATCTTGTCGGTCGCGGGTACGCCTGCCTTCGCAGAGACTCGGAATTTACGTCGGTCAGCACATCCTTGTCAGCGCGAGCATTCACGGCTGCCCGGTAACGAGACATTACACTCCCGTAACCCGGTGTGACCAGACGGGCCACTTCGACATCATGGTCAAGGTGTACCGCACGGGCGAGTCGGACGAACACCCCGAAGGAGGCCTCATGTCCCAATTCCTCGATACGATGCGCCGAGGGGAGAGATTGACGGTAAGGATTTAGGCTATGCTGCCGGGCCAGCATTACACGCGAGTTTTCTACAAAGTACTCCATACGCAAGGAGAAACAGCATTTAACACACAATGTGCTTACTTTCCAACTGCAATGAAGGTTTTAGATTGTACGCAGTTAAAAATTGGACGAAGACAATCATCTGGAACCAATCAGGGGTACTGGGCTTGTATCCCCAGGATTTCGGGACATGTACACGTCGTGCCAGCTCTCGGCGGTGGCCAAGCGGCCCGTCCTAAGTGAATGACAAGTACACAAAAAAATCATTTCTCACGAACGCTGTATAATATTGAAAACGACTCTCGGTTTCAGATACTACGGAACCACTAAAGCATTTTAGGCGTAATTCTAATAACGTGCCACAGAGGGCCTACCTTTCCGGGCCATTTGAAGATTTTGCCACGCAGCAAGGAGAGTGGCCTCAATTTAGACCCACTTTCGCCTCTTTCGACTTCGCTTGCAAAGCCCTGAGAAGAGGTTCCAAAATGATCCCCGGTTTTAAATTAACTCACAAACGTTCTTTGAACTGATAGACTACATTATTGTGTAGCCAAAGCCATGTAACTTCATGGTCGGTTTTGTCGGCCGCATTCTCGTTGTTTCAAGGCCTCCATGTGCTCCTGCATCGTATCAGGGTGTGTCGGAACAGCTCGTGGTGCTGACAAAGATTTTGAATACAACGCCCGGGATCGTGCGCGGGAGAGCGAGACGAAGAGGGTGCTTCAAGATCCCAATAATTACGCCTTTCCACTGGTGCGGGCAGCGCGCGCGCAATTTTGGCTTCTGTAGCGGCATCTCCTGGCATCCTCAACTACGTGAATGTCCCGTTTCGTGGCCATGACTTGTTCTCTATAGACCATGCGTTATGTTATAGTATTAAACAGATTTCAGATTACAATAAAATAAACGTTGATTATTATATTTATGCGAATTATGCATAGATTTCCTTGTAGTCTTGCGCTACGTACGGGTAGACTGCAGTTTTTGTCTCTAAAAAAATGCCAGCACGTTTTGTAGAATAATAAGAGGAATACAAATGGCCTGTCAAAATGAACTACTAATGAAAACAAAACGGAATGTAAAAGTACCTTCATGACAAAGTACAACAGAGGAagccgcaaaaaaaaagtgtcaggaacaagactaaaaaaaaaaacctcgtttCCTGTTTTAATGGATCACTTCCCCTAACAAGCATGCATAGTGGCTCTTGTTGCATACGTACTTTCCAATTTGTCAATATTTTTGCGAAATATCTTGTGGAGATATTTCAGAACTTCGAGTGGTTATTTTTGTTCATTTTTATTCGCCCTAAAAAGGTCACAAGAAACGCAGATCTCAAGCATATGCGACATTTTTAAGCGAACAAAATACATCATGATTTGTTAAATGTTGGCACATGGGACTACACACAGCAGACAACATAGCTGATAATGTTCTGTAACCATGAATGTTAAATCAATGTAACGCACAGAGTAGGGGAATGCTACACGCTAAACTGGAATAATAATATACCAGATACTGAAGAAGCAAAAATGGCCAGCGCGCAGAAGCCATAAGGACGGTGGTTGGGGCATCAATGGAGGAAGCCGACATCCAGCTTAGTATTTATACCACCAAAGTGCAGACAACGTTCCATGTGAACAAATGAAAGTACTTCTTTACAAGTGTTTTTTTATTATGCGTTAATAAACACAAGACAGAAATTGCCTGTCGTCGTGTCTTAGCACCAAAGGTTTTGGCACGCTAACCATGAGCGCCCGTgttcgactattccgccatgacagttgcatttcaatgggttgaaaataaataaataaataaataaataaataaataaataaataaataaataaataaataaataaaacggctACGTATGTACGTACACTCAGATGAAATGAAAGGGACTCTAGAcggtcaaaattattccgtaGCCCTCTGTTTCCTGAGGTCACAAGAGACACTAAAGAAAAGATCAAGAGAACACGGTGTTCTTGTTACCATGATCTTTTCTTTTGTATCCGTGTCTGCACGGCTGTCATCTCTTACCATGTATGCGCACCAGCTACCTGAAGTGGCTTTTCGTTCTACCCTCGCGTGTTCAGAATTATACGGAGGCTAGGGGTGCAAGGTATCTGGAAATATTTGTACGCCCTCAACCACTGCGTCCCCAGTGGGTCCTGTACAAACAAGTATTGATTTTTACAAGAAAACCAGCAGTGAAACCTACAAAACCTGCAAAGCGGCCTGGATTCCTGTAAATATATCTGATGAGCTGAAATCGGTCATTTGTTGTGAAGACCATTTATTCCACGACGTGTGCGCGTACCCGACACAAAGTAAAATTTCTCCCTTCATTCGTTCCCTCACAGATTCAGGGCCCACGAGGCACCTTTATTTACGAAGGCCAGGGGCATTTCGTGACGGTCGACGGAAGCCGACTGCCGCAAGCTTCCTGGATGGGGCTGGTCGCAGCGGGAAGTGGCGTCACGCCCATGTTGCAGCTTCTGCGTCACGCGCTTGTCGATGAGAAAGACGAAACCAAAATCAAAATGATCGACGTGAACAGAACCGAGGACGATATCATCGCGCGTCGGGAGCTTGATCAGTACGCCAAGGTGCATGCAGAGCGGTTCAGGTGAGGATCAGAGCGTTGTTGTTTTGACACTGAAGGATGTGCCCGCCGTGTGTGCTTAGTGGTTAAGGTGTTGAACTACTCAGCACCAGGATGCGGGATGTATTTCTGGTCACGGCGGCCGTAATTTGGTGATGTGGTAATGCAAATTTGCCTAGGCATTTAAACAATCCAAGGTGATAACAATTGGTGTGCAGGCCATCTTATATTCTGCTGAAGCATAAATTAGTATCACATCGTAGTTTTGCGCGTAAAAACTCTATAATTTACTTTTCCCTAAAAAATTGTAATGTTAAAACGATTAAATAAAAAGCGAAATGGGCTATTATATTTGAGACGCGTTAGGTAAATTCTGAAAGCTGCCAGATTCGTTTTCTGTTTCACAGAGAACCTTAATCTTTCGACGGAAGCCTTATTCTTTATCTCTGTACACTCAACgcaaaaataagagaaaaaatgCCAATTACTCGTTTTGGAATGTCGCGACTTGTTACGCATATAGCTCTCTGTAAATATACAGCTTTAGCAGAATAAACCAGTCTGTCTAGTGTACAGAACAGTGCACGTCAATGTTGATCGTACTTTTTagttcatgttttttttctcgACTACATTCTAGTCACTGACACGGCCGGGTGACATGGCCGTAGCTAAGATATGACACAATATGCAGCTCTCCAAAAATTTTAGTGACATATTCAACAGCCTTCAAAACcaaccttttttttgttttaatataCTTCAATATACAATGGTCGGTGGGCTACGGTTATCTGAATCAGCAAGAATTGTGGGTCGTTATGGAGAAAGCTACGTCGGGAAAAAATATTTGCGCAAAATATGTATACGGCGTATGTCATTGATGGCTTATATATGCTTAGCCATAAAACAGCCGAACGCTATCCTCGACGCATATTTCATGTAATGTAGGATACACTTGGTTGGAATCCGGCGATCCACAGCAACCTAAAGCAAGGTCGCAGCTATACTCTCGTCGAATGCAAAGTTGTAACATCTGATTTGCCACTGTTTATGCTTTTGTTTGAAGTAAATGTCTTCGGTATCAGTACCACAGAAAAATAAAATGctcagatttaaaaaaaaaaacatcatagtAACTTACCGGAGATTTTCACAAACGCGTTCTGGTTTGAATTCTGGGAAGAAGTTAGTCAGCGAGGACAAACGACGTGCAAAGTTCGCGCACATTTCTTGTTGGCTCCGGCTGTCTTGGTAGTTCTTTCATTTTTGTTATTAGTGAAGGACCGATCAAACGAGAACTGTGAAAATATGACGATGTGCTGTGACTACGTGACCACCATTTACGCCTCACGAAAAACCAGCTCAATGCTAATGCATCTGAAAAATTTCATGTCATTCCTGTAACGCTCGTGGGCCTTCCAAGTGATGAATGCAATAAATTAAACGAAATCTTTAAGTCTTTAAGGCTCGGGAGCTCAatttaatattttatttttcACGGAACACTTTTTTCAAGCAAACATGTAAACAGTTGCCAGTGTTATATTAGCTACCCCTACTTTTAATATTATTATCTAGTAGCTCAGGTACCCCACTTACACAATAGTAAAATCTTTGCATGGTGGTTGCTGCAGCCTCTGTCACGTACTGAGCAAGCCTCCAGCGGGTGAGGGTGCCATTGGGTTCGTGGCGGGTCCGCTGACCTCTGGCATCATGGCCGAGTACCTTCCTTCCACCCAACAACGATACCCTGGTGCTCTTGTGTGGACCGAGTCACTTCGTGAGCGATCTGTGCAAGCCGGCACTCAGCACCATTGGACACAAGCCTCAGAGGGTGCTGTGCTACTGAGTGGCATCCTCAATAGGATCGAAGAAGTGTATAAATCTATTAACCTCTAAACATTTCGGTATAAATTTTGTCGTATATCCTTAGTGTTACTTCAGCATTCCCGCTGCCATTACCGcgtctgcaggaaaaaaaaatgcgagcgcCGTGCTCACACGCATTCAGGGAGAAATAAAATGATATCACTGATTAGGCAGAAGATAGCTCCATCTCGTAATAAAGCAACAAAGGAGGAGGCTCTCTAATGGCAGCCATCGATAGCTGccaaatgctacaggcccgtgtgcttttTTTTAGGTGAACGTAAAAGAATCCCAGGTTGTCGACATTTctagagctctccactacggcgtctctccaatCGTCTCTCAGCAGTTTAGGGgcgtaaaaacccaacaattgATTAATGGAATGGCAAACACAACCGACAAACACATGTCTACGCGTTGGACTTCTCAGACATGCGTTACGCCACGCAACCTAGTAACACACGCCGTTTCCGTGGCTGAAGCCTTGACAACCAGCGATAGCTGGAGAGCTGGGCTCACAtagtgtcacttgtcccgttaatggggatggcaatcccCGGGCGGATTcgaagggctggcgtctcggccctccgaaaaagcaccacgaaagcgcggacaatttagagtttgtctttttagtgcgccagcgaacgccggttgtgatccaaagaccgagtcagagccgagagtcgataacacaaacgaaatatattctcggttaaggcaatacaaatatcacaacacatgcacactcagctggtaccagttacaatttcacaatataactcagatggtgtgaACACAAcgtgaactaaacaaacagatcagacgctacaaatgcaatatcatgcattacaactattcaatgacagttaaagtcctAGATATACAATAGCGTATCCAGTCTACAggtcttggacggtacttgaatgcttctcttctagaaAACACTCACGCCAGTTCCAGCGTTGATCTTCGTAGTACAACCGTCGTCaaaacttgtcacggctcacacggcgtcgccatccgattcttccagatcgacaatcgactgaccgcacaccatcataaacacgccttctttggctgacggagccacactcagcataacttcaccatctccggaccgactgactcactcccTCACTCCTGACTGACTGAtcatcgtcgcacgcttttatctcctctccccagggttctagaagcgtcggaaGCGTTCTCGGGCgtgtagcacagcgaaagctggggaaagggcgagagctttcttgCAGGTTCGAATCGCGCGGCATcgctcggcgatgcgtcaccctagagttactgtatatgctacctttaggtagcagagttgcgcatctgttttccaaacgccgctagcaaccatgcattgcggagaagctgccgcctgggccaattttttttttatttctcgacgccgccgctgcagcgaactgaattaacactagccatcgacagccaatgttgatcgccggtcttcgacacgccagacaggttaatcggcgacatggtaggcatgtcgcctgcaaaaacgaagtgcgacttcaccgcatagctgtgtttgctagccggacctatgcgcaactctgctacctaaaggtagcatatacagtgactctacgtcACCCCTTccctctagaaacatccaggctttgtcGGGCATTTGATCTGAGACTGccagtgggcgaggaggatgcggcgcgtcggcgtcttttgatgcttgttttttcgttgttcgcgcttcttaggcgagcggctcgcgccgttgtctcccgctgccgtttgaaggcggccgcgcgcgccctttacaacgcgctcgtttgtgacacataGGTATACCAATTTCTTGAGAGCCATGTACTTAACGGCTTAAGATTGATCTACTGAGATGAGCTTGAATGATTCACAATGAAATTTATTTCTCTTCGTGCGCGTACATGTGCGATTGAGAGACATAGTACGCCGAAAGATCCTTGGTGCTTTTTAAGTGCCGAGGATGCAGGTACCTGATTGGGACGCTTTCTATGCAAGTTACTGGTCTGCGCAAGTCTGTTTGTCGTAGATCAAGACTCCACCATCGcagtattttttgtattttcttacACACATCCGAGGGTAGCTGTCTTTAAACGCATTGTTGACCCATAGCATGCATTCTGAAAAGAAAGGCAGGTGCAGAGTTAGCAGGAAATGTGATCGACGTTTAATACAAGAATGAAGGACGCTAGGCTTAACATTACTCCTATGTATATGGCAATGTACATTTTCTAAGATTAGTGTTTCTTCATGAGCGCAAGGACACTGCTAAAAGGAAGCAAATGGAGAAAAAGTGGATAGCATAGTGGATGGAGCTGGGATGAAACATGGATAACAGAGCTACTAGAAAAAATTTGATCATAGTAGGCTTATGAGCGGCTCGCTCGAGAGAGTCGTCACCCGGTGAAACAAAGGAACGCTATGAAGTTGCATCGAGCAGCCATATGGCCATCTACTACTGCTCTTGGAAGCCGCACAGTtggttattaaagacgatagtctttcttgaggtacttcaacgcagaaattttggtctgtctgtttgtctgtctgtctgtcgctcgcacgtttcagccacccggccaacgtTTAAGCAGttgctcaacgcccagccattttgaactggtagctgcgttcctACTTGTGAACATCGTCGATCAAAAAgcgaatattacgcatatctgaggagcaacaccaatgcgtaagtattaggtggtgtgttcctttactggaAAATACATAATCCGCAATTCTAAACACCCTAGTGTttgttaggctgcgctgaaacggcgcagaaatggccggcagaaaaaaaaacggccggcagaagactatcgtctttcggcgaaatttgcagcgtagcacgcagatacacggccaatttttttcttgttaccTCGCTAGTGAGAGGTACTTTGGTCCTGTGGGTATAATATCGCCTAAGCGAATTTGGTCATAATCCCGTAGGGGAAAGCAGTCGTATTTGTCAATGCATGCTTGTATCACTTCCCCACATATTAACACATATTAATAGGCCCAACCTGTGAATGCTGCGGCTAATTTTAGGCTGGCCGTAATGCTAAGACTATCGTTATTTCACGGCCTTACGCTATACCCCGCCTCGCGCTTGTATTTTAGGCAGCGGTATATAGTTTTCACATGAATGGCACTTCTGCATGGGAAGATGTTACAAATACCACCATCTTGAAAGCTTCACCACGATATTGTTCCGCATATACATTATGTTTAAGCGTCTGGAACGCGTACAGCAGAGTTAATAAACCACTGTCACTTACGGCCTCCGAGGTCTCCACTTTTCAGAACAAAGCACTTTCTGTAGTCAGTGTAAGGAACCGTTGCGGTAAAAGGATTGTCAGCATCTGGAAAGAACAAAAGGAAGTAAGACTTTATTACAGAAACTGCGTAGCGTATTGAAGTGCTTTTTTCCATGCCGTGGCAAGAAAAATATTTACATATATCTCTCCTGTCCTAAATAAAATGAAACGAATATGAAGAGAGCATTGCAGCTCAACAGCGCTCGTTAGTGACATCTACTATACTGATAGACTGTGCATGATATCACGGAAGTTCCTGCTAGGCGTGAtagtgcatagagtttcctataattacctaaagggaactctggcgctccGATCATCCGGCcacaatgggaatgatgggtattacacggatttgcctaatcttcgtgcttacggcatCAAACGCACTTgtcgctttgtttattgctgtgtttttcgTTCGCTTCGAATAAATAAATgtaccgttgtgaacttcgtgtcCATGTATGAATTGGTGAGCccaaaaaggttaaagtggtgaagtgaaactgccgacttttgctgaactccatcttgcgacaaagcagatgcaggtAACAGGGAGCCAACGGAGCCGATAGAACGAAGTTtcgacaaatccgtgtactacccaccatttccatgctggctgaatCGCCATGAATTGCAGttcgcatagacactagcgccagagttccctctagtgtatctataggaaactctatgtgctACTATATACAAACATGACGGCCATTGTGACGTCAGTACATAAATTGATCGCGCGCGAATCGCTTTCCGCTTGACGGGGATATTTTTGCAGATGTATAACACCGTTATCTGATTTGTCTGTCAGTTCATAGCATGGATATCTTGCTTTCACGTTTGATCAGCGGAGCGGTTCCTGTGCTGGGCCTGACGAAAGATTACTGTCCGCGTCGCATTTCAATCTCCGGTTTCCAGATACACACGTAGATGGCGTAACCGCCGCGGtcacggacgaagcggtagccatgCCAACACGACTCTTTGCATTTGCACCGCCGACGTACACCAACACGACTATTTGCACAGGCGCCGCGCGTTATCGGTGATACTATCTTACCATTGCGCGAACCGCCTCATATGAGCGCACCTTCGTAGATGGAGCTCACCGATGACGCGATGCGCGCGATAGTAACA comes from the Rhipicephalus sanguineus isolate Rsan-2018 chromosome 6, BIME_Rsan_1.4, whole genome shotgun sequence genome and includes:
- the LOC119397962 gene encoding NADH-cytochrome b5 reductase 2 yields the protein MLHGRAQQLLIFVASAAATFGAVTLAVLLIRKIGAHISGDVLLVDPNARYTVRLERRITVTHNVRLLRFSLRSRYQRLGIYVGQHILVSASIHGCPVTRHYTPVTRCDQTGHFDIMVKVYRTGESDEHPEGGLMSQFLDTMRRGERLTIQGPRGTFIYEGQGHFVTVDGSRLPQASWMGLVAAGSGVTPMLQLLRHALVDEKDETKIKMIDVNRTEDDIIARRELDQYAKVHAERFSLCHVLSKPPAGEGAIGFVAGPLTSGIMAEYLPSTQQRYPGALVWTESLRERSVQAGTQHHWTQASEGAVLLSGILNRIEEVYKSINL